ATGTTCCCCATCGCCGGGTACATCGCCGACCGAGCGAATCGGGTCAGATTGATCGTGTTGGGGAGCTGCTATTCCGCCTCGATCGTCCTGCTCTACATGCTCGCTCCGAGCTGGCAGGTGGTCGCCGTGGCCGCGCTGTTGCAGGGCTTCGCCGTGTTCCTCTTTCCCGCTCGATCGGCCCTGATCGCGGATTCTCTGGCGCCGGGGGATCGGGGGCGGGGCATCGCGGCGATGAACACCATCTCCAGCATCCTGGCCATCTTCGCCCCCTACATCGCGGGCGTGGTCATCGAGGCATACGGGGCGGACATGGGGATGCGGATCCTCTACGCCGTGATGTTCACCCTATACGCGGTGAACATCTCCGTGCAGGCGCGCTTCCTCAAGGAGACGCGCCCCAGCGATGGCGATTCGCTGAGGCTATCGAATCTGCCGAGGGTGCTCAAGGATGCCTATCGGGGGATTCCTGCTCTGCTCAGACGGTTCCCTCGCCCGCTGAAGGCGCTTACGGGGGTCATCATATTGAGCTTCATGATCAATGGGGTGGCGAGCCCCTACTGGGTGGTGTACGCGCTGGAGCACATCGGGCTCTCCTCTTCCCAATGGGGGCTGATCCTGCTCATCGAGATGCTGCTGAAGCTCATCATCTTCATGCCGGCCGGCGTGTTGGTCGACCGTTGGGGGCGGTCCGCATCCCTGCTGACGGCGCTGCTGATCTCGCTGATCTCGATCCCGGCCTTCATCCTCGTCGAGGGTTTCCTGGCCGTGTTGGCGGTGCGGGCGGCCATCGCGGTCGCCTTCGCGATCGCCATACCGGCGTGCACGGCGTTGATGGCGGATCTCGTCCCTCGGGATATCCGGGGGCAGGTGATGGCCGCGGTCGGACAGGGCGGCATCATGATCGGGGTGGCGGGGGGAGGCACTGGCGGGCCGGCGATGGGGTACCTCGTCACCGTGCCTCTGATGGCCGCCTCCCTGGCGGGCGGGTACCTCTATACGTGGCACCCCACCTATCCCTGGCTCTTCGCCCTGGCGGCTACGGTGGTCTCCATCGTCTTGACGGCCCTCTTCATCCGGGATCCGGAGAACGCGGAGGTTTGAGGATGGCTTTCTCCTGGCAGCTACAGGAGGAAGCCCTGCTTCCGAGGTTGTGAGCAGCGGATTCGATTTATCGCAGGGGCAGATAGCGTACCTGGCCTTCCCATTCGCCTTCAAAACTGCATTCGGCCAGCAAAAGGATGTCCTCTATGGCAGCCCTGACTGGCATCGCACGGCTGACCTCAAAGACGCCAGGCATGGGTTTCCCATCCCGAACGCGCTCATAGGCATAGCGAGTGATCGTCGTAACATCATGGGTGAGCAGGATCCTTCTTTCTTGTGCTGCCCACTCAAGCACCGTGGGGTCGTCTGCCCCGGAAAGCCCAACGTCCTGGATACAGACGATGTCTAGATCGGGCTTGCGACGCAAAAGGCCGCGTATAATATCATGGTTGAAGTTCTCATCAGCGGCCAGCCGGAGCATGGCTCACGACCCCTTGCCAGCACGCCGAGCCAATAAGCGCTCGCGCACACCGCTAGGGTCGAATCGCGCCTCGTTCTGCTTTCGCACCGCATCTGCCTGTCGTTGCCGTTGTCGCAGATAGGCCTCGACGTCCGAGCGCCGGCGCAGGTAGTAGCCGATCACGGCATAGATATCCGCCAGGTCGAGAGACGGATATTGCTGGACGATCTCCTCAGCCGTCGCTCCCTCCAGGAAGGCCGCGACTACCGTGTCCAGCGTCACCCGGGTCTTACCGACGCGAACGACGCCGTCGGCGTCCACCTCCAAAGGGATAGGCTCAGTAGTGATAGCGAGGACCACTCGGCTTACCTCCATCGCTGCCATTTCGGGCGGGCATCTCGCCTCCAAATATATCACGCCTTCCCACTCGGTGTCAACAGAGGTTGCGATCCGCCCGGAGCTATCCTTAGGGGGATGCGTAGGGGGGAGGTCCCCCTCCACGGAAATCCTGCTTTTCCGGTCTGCACCTGCCTTTCTCGGCTCTTTCCGAAGGACTCAGGCCGAGGCCGGACAGGTCGAAGGCGGAAGAGGGGCTTTTTCTAGAGGGCTCCGCCCTCCAGGCCTCCCTATAGCAGAAGCAATGGCATTTCTCAAACACGCGCTTGGTGGCCGTGAGGGTGATCTCCATCGTCTTGACGGCCCTCTTCATCCGGGATCCGGAGAACGCGGAGGTTTGAGGCCCGGCGCGCGGTTACGTCTGCCGGCGCGGCCGATACTGGATCGCTTCGGCGATGTGGGACGTCTCGATGCGCTCGCTGCCCTCCAGATCGGCGATGGTGCGCGCCAGCTTGAGGATGCGATGGTACGCGCGGGCGCTCATGTGTAGCTGCCGCATGGCCGCGCCCAGCAGGCTACGCCCCGACTCGTCGATCCGGCAATACTCCCGGATCTCCGCCGGCCCCATGTCCGCGTTGCATTGCAGCGCGGTGCCCGCGAACCGGCGTCGTTGCCGCTCTCGCGCCGCCTCCACCCGCTCCCGGATGATCGCCGACCGTTCACCACGCCGATCGTCGGAGAGCTTCTCAAACTCCACCCGCGGCACCTCGATGTGGATGTCGATGCGGTCCAGCAGCGGCCCCGAGATGCGCTTCTGGTAGCGGCTGATCATCGCCATGGAACAGGTGCACTCCCGCACTGGGTCTCCGTAGTAACCGCAGGGGCATGGGTTCATGGCCGCGACCAGGACGAAGCTGGCCGGGAAGCTGAGGGTCCCCGTGGAGCGTGCGATGGTCACCACCCGGTCCTCCAGCGGCTGGCGCAGCACTTCCAGCACGCGCTGACCGAATTCGGGCAGCTCGTCCAGGAAGAGGACGCCGCGATGGGCCAAGCTGATCTCGCCTGGCCGCGGCCAGTGGCCGCCGCCGACCAGCCCGGCGTGGCTGATGGTGTGGTGTGGCGCCCGAAACGGGCGATGCCGGATCATGGGCTGATCGGGCGGCAGCAGCCCGGCCACGCTGTAGATCTTCGTCACCTCCAGCGCCTCATCGATTGTCATGCGCGGCAGGATGGAGGGCATCGATCGGGCCAGCAGGGTCTTTCCCGATCCGGGCGGGCCGCTCATAAGCACGTTGTGCCCGCCGGCGGCCGCCACCTCCAGCGCCCGCTTCACGTGCTCCTGTCCCTTGATGTCGGCCATGTCCGCCGCGTGGGGGGGCAGGTCGTCGGCATCCCACTCGACTCGGCCCTCGTAGGGCTCGATGCGTTGCAACCCCTGCAGGTGGGCCGCCAGCGTGGGCAGGCTCTCCACCGGGATCACCTCGACCTCCTCGATCAGGGCGGCCTCCGGCGCGTCCTGCATGGGCACGAACATCCGGCTCAGGCCCCGCTCTCGCGCCAGGGCGGCCATGGGCAGGATGCCGTTCACATGACGCACGGAGCCGTCCAGGGAGAGCTCGCCCACCACCAGGGCGTCGTCCGTCGCATCCGGCCATGCCTGCTCGGTCGCGATCAGGATGCCCACGGCGATGGGCAGATCGTAAGCGGGGCCCTCCTTGCGCAGATCGGCGGGCGCTAGGTTGACCGTGATGCGCCGATTGGGCCATTGGAAGCCGCTGTTGCGGATGGCCGCACGTACCCGCTCGCTGGACTCCTTGATGGCCGCATCCGGCAGGCCGACGATGGTCAGCCCCGGCAGCCCAGGCGAGATATCGACCTCCACCTCCACCAGCGCGCCTTCCAGGCCGACGACGGCGCAACTGCTCACGCGGGCCAGCATGCGAGAGTGCCTCCTGAGGGTTGTGATGAGGGTGAGGCTCGCGTTGGAGCCTGCAACATCGTATGGACGCGAGGACTCACCAACAACGCACGAGGGTTCCTGGGAGGGGAGATTCCCTTCGTAGAAACCCTGCTTTCCCGATCCTTCCCGCAGGGATCTGGACCGAGGTCGGGCGGGTCAGAAGAGGGTGAGGGGGTATCGGCTCTTGCAGGGGGAATCTCAGTCCAGGGCGACGCTCATGACTAGGTCGATGAAGAGCGCGGCGCTCCAGCCGTAATCCTGGATCACGCCGAACCCGGCCCCGCCGGCCGCGCCCACGGCCCCCTTGCGCAGCAACGTGGTCGGCAGCTTCTCGCCCCGGCAGTCGTAGTATTCGTAGATGCAGCCGGTCGCCTCGTACCAGCGGGCGATCTCGGCCAGAGTCCGCTGCCGCAGCGTCTCGGCCAGCTCAGCATAGCCGTATCGCCGCAGCCCCTGGATGATGAAGTAGTTCATGTTGATCCAGGTGGAGCCGCGCCACATGTCCTCGCTGTGGGTGGGGTCGTCCAGGGCGACGCTGGGCACCGGGAACGGCGACCAGAACTCTGATGGGGCGCGCAGATGGGCCACCAGCCGCTTCGCCTGCTCGGCCGAGGCCACGCCGGCCCACATGGGGAGGAAGCCGGAGACGGCCTTGACGGGACACAGGTCGCCGCCTACCCGGCGGTCGAAGTAGAAACCCTGGGCGTCGTCCCACAGCCGGGCGTTGATGGCCTCCGCCAGCCGCCGTCGTCGCTCCGCCC
This is a stretch of genomic DNA from Chloroflexota bacterium. It encodes these proteins:
- a CDS encoding MFS transporter, whose amino-acid sequence is MSKSSSLREGSKFLSGNILIFSLVDLLGNFSRGMVFPYVSLYVLALGGDATRIGFVSSLRPLAGLIMFPIAGYIADRANRVRLIVLGSCYSASIVLLYMLAPSWQVVAVAALLQGFAVFLFPARSALIADSLAPGDRGRGIAAMNTISSILAIFAPYIAGVVIEAYGADMGMRILYAVMFTLYAVNISVQARFLKETRPSDGDSLRLSNLPRVLKDAYRGIPALLRRFPRPLKALTGVIILSFMINGVASPYWVVYALEHIGLSSSQWGLILLIEMLLKLIIFMPAGVLVDRWGRSASLLTALLISLISIPAFILVEGFLAVLAVRAAIAVAFAIAIPACTALMADLVPRDIRGQVMAAVGQGGIMIGVAGGGTGGPAMGYLVTVPLMAASLAGGYLYTWHPTYPWLFALAATVVSIVLTALFIRDPENAEV
- a CDS encoding DUF433 domain-containing protein; protein product: MEVSRVVLAITTEPIPLEVDADGVVRVGKTRVTLDTVVAAFLEGATAEEIVQQYPSLDLADIYAVIGYYLRRRSDVEAYLRQRQRQADAVRKQNEARFDPSGVRERLLARRAGKGS
- a CDS encoding YifB family Mg chelatase-like AAA ATPase — protein: MLARVSSCAVVGLEGALVEVEVDISPGLPGLTIVGLPDAAIKESSERVRAAIRNSGFQWPNRRITVNLAPADLRKEGPAYDLPIAVGILIATEQAWPDATDDALVVGELSLDGSVRHVNGILPMAALARERGLSRMFVPMQDAPEAALIEEVEVIPVESLPTLAAHLQGLQRIEPYEGRVEWDADDLPPHAADMADIKGQEHVKRALEVAAAGGHNVLMSGPPGSGKTLLARSMPSILPRMTIDEALEVTKIYSVAGLLPPDQPMIRHRPFRAPHHTISHAGLVGGGHWPRPGEISLAHRGVLFLDELPEFGQRVLEVLRQPLEDRVVTIARSTGTLSFPASFVLVAAMNPCPCGYYGDPVRECTCSMAMISRYQKRISGPLLDRIDIHIEVPRVEFEKLSDDRRGERSAIIRERVEAARERQRRRFAGTALQCNADMGPAEIREYCRIDESGRSLLGAAMRQLHMSARAYHRILKLARTIADLEGSERIETSHIAEAIQYRPRRQT